Proteins encoded by one window of Chryseobacterium aquaeductus:
- the aat gene encoding leucyl/phenylalanyl-tRNA--protein transferase, protein MIRLNQNEISFPNPQHYDGHEGIIAYGGDLSMERIWFAYENGIFPWFNPGEEILWWCPDPRFVIFPEDLKISKSMRKILNNNLFTFTENKDFAAVIKNCQEVSRKGQDGTWISKELIESFTKLHHYGLAKSIEVWQNNELVGGFYGLQIGKVFCGESMFAKVSNASKAGFIHFVETHKKELALIDCQSHTEHLESLGATMIPKREFLKILQENNERR, encoded by the coding sequence ATGATTCGATTAAATCAAAACGAAATTTCATTTCCTAACCCGCAACACTATGACGGGCACGAAGGCATTATTGCTTACGGAGGCGATCTGTCTATGGAAAGAATTTGGTTTGCTTACGAAAACGGTATTTTCCCTTGGTTTAATCCCGGGGAAGAAATTCTTTGGTGGTGTCCTGACCCCAGATTTGTTATTTTTCCTGAGGATTTGAAAATTTCAAAATCGATGAGGAAAATTCTCAATAATAATCTTTTCACATTTACAGAAAATAAAGATTTTGCGGCGGTCATCAAGAACTGTCAGGAAGTAAGCAGAAAAGGTCAGGACGGAACATGGATTTCAAAAGAATTAATAGAGTCATTTACCAAACTTCACCATTACGGCTTGGCAAAAAGTATTGAAGTATGGCAAAATAACGAATTGGTGGGCGGATTTTACGGTTTGCAGATTGGGAAAGTCTTCTGCGGAGAAAGTATGTTTGCAAAAGTGAGTAATGCTTCAAAAGCAGGATTCATACATTTTGTGGAAACTCACAAAAAAGAACTTGCATTGATCGACTGCCAATCTCATACAGAGCATCTTGAAAGCTTGGGTGCAACCATGATTCCTAAGAGAGAATTTTTAAAAATTTTACAAGAAAATAATGAACGCAGATAA
- a CDS encoding DUF3127 domain-containing protein codes for MELQGTVKKITDVQIFASGFQKREMVILTQEQYPQPINIEFLQDKINLLDALKEGENVKVGINIRGREWVSPQGETKYFNSITGWRIEKVMDNGTGAEPTQASSQQAASPVSNENPFAGDDDDDLPF; via the coding sequence ATGGAATTACAAGGAACGGTAAAGAAAATCACTGATGTTCAAATATTTGCGAGTGGTTTCCAAAAGAGAGAAATGGTTATTCTTACACAAGAACAATACCCACAGCCAATAAACATTGAGTTTTTACAAGATAAAATAAATTTATTGGATGCTTTGAAAGAAGGAGAAAATGTGAAGGTAGGAATCAACATCAGAGGCAGAGAATGGGTTTCGCCACAAGGAGAAACAAAATATTTCAACTCTATTACCGGATGGAGAATAGAAAAAGTTATGGATAACGGTACAGGTGCAGAGCCTACTCAGGCGTCTTCTCAGCAAGCAGCATCACCGGTTTCTAACGAAAATCCTTTTGCAGGAGATGATGACGATGATTTACCTTTTTAA
- a CDS encoding IS5 family transposase translates to MLGKIKDDLQQNLFKTRLTELINMEHPLVKLAHEISWDKIESEFENLFSEGGRPSIAIRKIAGMLLLKEMFKESDETVVERWIENAYWQYFTGETFFQTQQPFDPSNFVHFRKRIGENGLEFLLGQSVSLHPKAKTEDEVQVDTTVQEKNITFPTDAKLAKKVIDNCGRIAEKEGVIQRQSYRRVSKQLLRNAYFGHHPKRQKNARMARKKLRTIGKRLLRELERKLPKDVLRNHEDVFKIYLKALTQERNTKDKIYSLHEPQIACIAKGKSGKNYEFGTKVAVVRGRKTGIITSVKRFLGNPHDSKTLEESLAQSERVRKSVGGTRPTKATTDRGFRGIKEVEGTAILLPTKKGKTKYGQQVARLRFRARAAIEPCISHLKRNHSLGLNFLKGVAGDIHNALLAGIGYNLKMRLNQLKKQILLWLELVFKIFLAKYNFQNEKLAF, encoded by the coding sequence ATGTTAGGCAAAATAAAAGATGATTTACAGCAAAATTTATTCAAAACTAGGCTTACTGAACTCATTAATATGGAGCATCCGTTGGTAAAATTGGCACATGAGATTTCCTGGGATAAAATAGAGTCAGAGTTTGAAAATTTATTTTCGGAAGGCGGAAGACCTTCTATTGCGATTCGCAAAATAGCAGGAATGCTTTTGCTCAAGGAGATGTTTAAAGAAAGCGATGAGACGGTTGTAGAAAGATGGATTGAGAATGCGTATTGGCAGTATTTCACAGGAGAAACCTTTTTTCAGACCCAGCAGCCTTTCGATCCGAGCAATTTTGTACACTTTAGAAAAAGAATTGGCGAGAACGGATTGGAATTTCTTTTGGGACAAAGCGTTTCCCTTCATCCCAAAGCCAAAACAGAAGATGAAGTTCAGGTAGACACCACCGTTCAGGAGAAGAATATTACTTTTCCCACGGATGCGAAACTGGCAAAAAAAGTAATTGATAATTGCGGAAGAATAGCCGAAAAAGAAGGTGTTATACAAAGGCAAAGCTACAGAAGAGTAAGCAAACAACTGCTGAGGAATGCTTATTTTGGACACCATCCCAAAAGGCAGAAAAATGCTAGAATGGCAAGAAAAAAACTCAGGACTATCGGCAAAAGATTGCTTCGGGAATTGGAAAGAAAACTTCCTAAAGATGTTTTGAGAAACCACGAAGACGTTTTTAAAATTTACCTCAAAGCACTTACTCAAGAACGTAACACGAAAGATAAAATTTACAGTCTTCACGAGCCTCAAATCGCCTGTATTGCGAAAGGAAAATCGGGAAAGAATTACGAGTTTGGGACAAAAGTAGCGGTAGTAAGAGGTCGGAAAACAGGCATCATCACCTCGGTAAAGAGATTTCTTGGCAATCCTCACGATAGTAAAACATTAGAAGAATCCTTGGCACAAAGTGAACGGGTGAGAAAATCCGTTGGCGGAACAAGACCTACGAAAGCCACTACAGACCGAGGATTTAGAGGAATCAAAGAAGTAGAAGGAACAGCAATTTTGCTTCCCACAAAAAAAGGAAAAACAAAATATGGGCAACAAGTAGCCAGATTAAGATTCCGAGCAAGAGCAGCAATAGAACCTTGTATCTCACATTTAAAAAGAAACCACTCCTTAGGATTAAACTTTCTGAAAGGAGTGGCTGGAGATATTCATAATGCATTATTAGCCGGTATTGGATACAATTTGAAAATGAGATTGAACCAACTTAAAAAACAAATTCTTCTTTGGCTCGAACTTGTTTTCAAAATATTTTTAGCCAAATATAATTTTCAAAATGAAAAATTAGCTTTTTAA
- a CDS encoding phospholipase D family protein — MVKIIKHSWLNELKFELQETDHIRIISPFVTDNMVRHLLENFSGSKIQFITRYNLNDFRSGVSSITALEILLNNKTEIKGIKDLHSKMYLFDQKSVIVTSANFTNGGFFRNKEFGIKSYSKDTIEEATNYFHELWQIDNELLSEEKLNDEWKVLLTKYQDTNILIESLPDLGKSYQEKTIDTNKRYFIKFFGKDENRVNLDYHSRTEIEEAHCHYALSFSRKSNDKRPRKYRDGDVVYMAMMLHGNDYAIFGKGIAYAHNDERDVASEEDVRQISWREDWPILIRVHSVQFIDSTMFDCPKMGQLISDLGYESFDKTLSRYSQGERNINPWNSLRQQADVQLSEFGALWVDECFENAINTHGKVSEEFINQFYQGSPII, encoded by the coding sequence ATGGTAAAAATTATCAAACATAGCTGGTTAAATGAATTGAAATTTGAACTTCAAGAAACTGATCATATTCGAATTATATCACCTTTTGTCACAGATAATATGGTTCGTCATTTATTGGAGAATTTTTCGGGTTCTAAAATTCAATTTATCACTAGGTATAATTTGAATGATTTTCGATCTGGAGTTTCCAGCATAACTGCTTTAGAAATTTTGTTAAATAATAAAACAGAAATAAAAGGAATTAAAGATTTACATAGTAAGATGTACTTATTTGATCAAAAAAGTGTAATTGTTACTTCTGCTAATTTTACTAACGGTGGATTTTTTCGGAATAAGGAGTTTGGAATTAAATCTTATTCTAAAGATACAATTGAAGAAGCTACTAATTACTTTCATGAACTTTGGCAAATTGATAATGAACTATTAAGTGAAGAAAAGCTGAATGATGAATGGAAAGTATTATTAACAAAATATCAAGACACAAATATTTTGATTGAATCTCTTCCTGATTTAGGAAAGTCATATCAAGAGAAAACGATAGACACGAATAAACGATATTTTATTAAATTTTTTGGAAAGGATGAGAATAGAGTAAATCTAGATTATCATTCCAGAACAGAAATTGAAGAAGCACATTGCCATTACGCACTCTCTTTCTCAAGAAAGTCTAACGACAAACGCCCTAGAAAGTATAGAGATGGAGACGTTGTTTATATGGCAATGATGTTACACGGTAACGATTATGCTATATTTGGAAAAGGAATTGCCTATGCCCATAATGATGAAAGAGATGTTGCATCTGAAGAAGATGTTCGTCAAATTTCATGGCGAGAAGATTGGCCTATTTTAATAAGAGTACATTCTGTACAATTCATTGATTCTACAATGTTTGACTGTCCCAAAATGGGTCAATTAATATCGGATTTAGGTTATGAAAGCTTTGATAAGACATTAAGTAGGTATTCCCAAGGAGAGAGAAATATTAACCCTTGGAATTCTTTGCGCCAACAAGCTGATGTACAACTAAGTGAATTTGGTGCTTTATGGGTTGATGAATGTTTTGAAAATGCTATAAATACCCATGGTAAAGTTTCTGAAGAATTTATAAATCAATTTTATCAAGGAAGTCCTATTATATAA
- a CDS encoding HsdM family class I SAM-dependent methyltransferase, translating to MNQNILNYLKEYSYEEQDINRLLVSSFLYINKVEAVNNRFIRTFIIDNQSDLEKKQLDKFIPFFEEKFDIEDLLELFEFVISPEDKEINGAVYTPKYIREYIVNSIIKEFEKTRRDLNDIKFGDIACGCGGFFKTITEEYKRKTNKTFFDIYNQNIFGVDIQQFSITRTQILLSLYAIINGEDCEEFRFNLYEKNSLDFNWFEDDNIMNNNGLDAIVGNPPYVGSSNLDDNTKSLMKNWSVSSTGKLDLYIPFFQIGLKWLSDNGILGYITVNNFYRSLNGRALRKFFSENSFDFKLIDFGSEQVFKSRLTYTCICQIKKSHGDLFYTNTSPQKIEALRNKDFIHFDYKQLNDYDGWQLDDAKTQLNLSKLENTGKKLGDLFSIRNGFATLRNSIYLFKPIEQDELFYYFEKNGERFQVEREICRDAIKPNILKSEKDLEVLMEKIIFPYNIIEHQNNQLFQNQDLRSVKTIEEKTFQNNFPNAYNYLVYNKKELAKRDKGKRDYEIWYAYGRNQALNISGLKLLFPYISDAPYFVYTNEKDLLFYNGYALVSDSENDLKFVQKLLKTDVFWYYIKRTSKPYANDYFALAKNYIKNFSIPSFTQKEKESFMRLQNKESINKFLLDKYNITDIEL from the coding sequence ATGAATCAAAATATTTTAAATTATCTTAAAGAATATTCTTATGAAGAACAGGATATAAACAGATTATTAGTTTCTTCTTTTTTGTACATTAATAAAGTTGAAGCTGTAAATAATAGGTTTATAAGGACTTTTATTATTGATAATCAAAGTGATCTTGAAAAAAAACAACTAGATAAATTTATACCTTTTTTCGAAGAAAAATTTGATATTGAAGACTTACTTGAACTTTTCGAATTTGTAATTTCTCCGGAAGATAAAGAAATTAATGGTGCTGTTTATACTCCTAAATATATTAGAGAATATATTGTAAATTCTATTATTAAAGAGTTCGAAAAGACCAGAAGAGATTTAAATGATATTAAATTTGGAGATATAGCTTGTGGATGTGGTGGATTTTTTAAAACTATAACAGAAGAATATAAGCGGAAAACAAATAAGACTTTTTTTGACATATATAATCAAAATATTTTTGGCGTTGATATTCAACAATTTAGCATTACAAGAACTCAGATTCTACTGTCACTCTATGCTATTATTAATGGTGAAGACTGTGAAGAATTTAGGTTTAATTTGTATGAAAAAAACTCTCTAGATTTCAATTGGTTTGAAGACGATAACATAATGAACAACAATGGATTAGATGCAATAGTAGGCAATCCGCCATATGTTGGCTCATCAAATTTAGATGATAATACTAAAAGTCTTATGAAAAACTGGTCTGTGTCTTCTACAGGAAAACTGGATTTGTATATTCCTTTTTTTCAAATTGGACTAAAATGGCTAAGTGATAATGGGATATTAGGATATATAACTGTAAACAATTTTTATAGAAGTTTAAACGGAAGAGCTCTAAGAAAATTTTTTTCTGAAAATAGTTTTGATTTCAAACTTATTGATTTTGGAAGTGAGCAAGTTTTTAAATCAAGGTTAACATATACGTGTATTTGTCAAATTAAAAAATCTCATGGGGACTTGTTTTATACAAATACCTCTCCACAAAAAATTGAAGCCTTAAGAAACAAAGATTTTATACACTTTGACTATAAGCAATTAAACGATTATGATGGTTGGCAACTAGATGATGCAAAAACACAACTTAATTTATCTAAATTAGAGAATACCGGAAAAAAACTAGGAGATTTATTTAGTATTAGAAATGGGTTTGCAACTTTACGAAATAGTATTTACTTGTTTAAACCTATTGAGCAAGATGAGTTGTTTTATTACTTCGAAAAAAACGGAGAAAGATTTCAAGTAGAAAGAGAAATTTGTCGAGATGCAATTAAACCCAATATACTTAAATCTGAAAAAGATTTAGAAGTTCTTATGGAGAAGATAATATTTCCTTACAATATCATAGAGCATCAAAATAATCAATTATTTCAAAATCAGGATCTACGCTCAGTAAAAACTATTGAAGAAAAAACATTTCAAAATAACTTTCCTAATGCATATAATTATCTTGTTTACAATAAAAAGGAGTTAGCAAAAAGAGATAAAGGAAAAAGAGATTACGAAATTTGGTATGCTTATGGTAGAAATCAAGCTCTAAATATATCAGGACTCAAATTGCTTTTTCCTTATATTTCAGATGCTCCATATTTTGTTTATACAAATGAAAAAGATTTGTTATTTTATAATGGTTACGCTCTGGTCTCTGACTCTGAAAATGATTTAAAATTTGTTCAGAAATTACTAAAAACTGATGTCTTTTGGTATTATATTAAACGTACGAGCAAACCTTATGCAAATGATTATTTCGCTTTGGCTAAAAACTATATCAAAAATTTTAGTATCCCTTCATTTACACAAAAGGAAAAGGAATCTTTTATGAGATTGCAAAATAAAGAATCCATCAATAAGTTTCTACTTGATAAGTATAATATTACCGATATTGAGTTGTAA
- a CDS encoding PleD family two-component system response regulator, with the protein MAYKLYYIEDLESESRKSDLENLGFIVEQYDPERDINNVIDKIDSYNPDIVIMDYRLNNGSENVYYDAPTIAATLRNKHREKFKEIPIILISNEGKIADFYKDFLNQDLFDYAIEKQVLNNQQVYFKGKVLSYINSYIKIKEYAFDILKILGLDEKDSLLLNSLIIKKLEPKQQQVYEYSRFINDNLIYSIGTLIGEDVLAARLGVDKFSEGWTNLLNEFTSFKYKGIFSDIHNRWWSEKLEEWWILVFGTNNLRRLNADERVTLLVDKFKLNLKVVNRTKLSKSTKFWTICKGTNNPIDPFDGIQIIKKDYKPWQEKEYFSKDYALEKIEKEKKFIDETDLKYLKDLAKNL; encoded by the coding sequence ATGGCTTATAAATTATACTATATCGAAGATTTAGAATCTGAAAGTAGAAAATCGGATTTAGAAAACTTAGGATTTATAGTTGAACAATATGATCCCGAAAGAGACATTAACAATGTTATTGATAAGATTGACAGTTATAATCCAGATATAGTAATTATGGATTATAGGCTTAATAATGGTAGCGAAAATGTCTATTACGACGCTCCTACTATAGCGGCAACTTTAAGAAATAAACACCGAGAAAAATTTAAGGAAATTCCTATAATACTAATTTCCAATGAAGGAAAAATTGCAGATTTTTATAAGGATTTTTTAAACCAAGATTTATTTGATTATGCAATAGAAAAACAAGTATTAAATAATCAACAAGTGTATTTTAAAGGCAAAGTTTTATCATATATAAATTCATATATCAAAATAAAAGAGTATGCTTTTGATATTTTAAAGATTTTAGGACTAGATGAAAAAGATTCACTGTTGCTTAATTCTTTGATTATAAAAAAACTTGAACCAAAACAGCAACAGGTTTATGAGTATAGTAGATTCATAAACGATAACCTAATTTATTCTATAGGAACGCTAATCGGTGAGGATGTTTTGGCTGCAAGGCTGGGTGTAGATAAATTTTCTGAAGGTTGGACTAACTTATTAAATGAATTCACATCATTTAAATATAAAGGAATTTTTAGTGATATCCATAACAGGTGGTGGTCTGAAAAGCTTGAAGAATGGTGGATATTGGTTTTTGGAACTAATAATTTAAGAAGATTGAATGCGGATGAAAGAGTAACGCTTTTAGTTGATAAGTTTAAATTAAATTTAAAAGTTGTAAATAGAACAAAATTATCTAAAAGTACAAAATTTTGGACAATTTGTAAAGGAACTAACAATCCTATAGATCCATTTGATGGAATACAAATAATTAAAAAGGATTATAAACCTTGGCAAGAAAAAGAATATTTTTCCAAAGATTATGCATTAGAAAAAATAGAAAAAGAAAAAAAATTCATTGATGAAACTGACTTGAAATATTTAAAAGATCTTGCTAAAAATTTATAA
- a CDS encoding ATP-binding protein, whose product MNEKLIREELERVLKEEPNSYGRILELSTKLSSFDNNNVRFSVDAGVIDRLGSELVARQETAVSELVKNAYDADATKVKIKFENSDSVGGILYIEDNGTGMNREQLINGFMRISSTSKIHNPLSETYKRKRAGQKGIGRFAVQRLGEKLTITTQTEIDDMALVLSINWKEYENDLDLSSITNKIFIKPKTKEKGTILKIEGLKDKWSEASIKRIYNYVGDILQPFPLSEIDDSPELEDVIIDPGFKVYFSKIVNDRQINIADEKTMVYNHATAIIEGTIDLDGIGMYSVESKKIDLYEIGYVSSDPDNENIPFTELRNVKFRAYYFIYNSDLIPKMQESTIRKLARTQGGIRLYRNGFRVLPYGEPNNDWLGLDASTVKRSILPVHANINFFGFVELIDRDNDFNETSSREGLVENEALIQLRNFIYRTIMTAIIKIAEVRNVKIVSGQKEIDGIYESVEIRIKNIAFTLEELDRELEKDSSSVEVKRRRKKKIQQVQKEIEELQKAQEEEKDQYLKERSMLRVLSSVGLTIALFIHEVKDYILNMDSDINFLLEKLRAEEQVFKRLLILQSNVETFKSYTSYFDTVISQNIVRNLIPIEAQNRAEEFWENTQNDAKKSNIIFDKPIRNGYYLFTTPMHPSEWSSILFNLYTNAKKAIKRSKNQGVLDLECGKIDNRIFMKFSDTGDGINDDIKDRIFEEFFTTSSPNTLDNISTSNEVTGTGLGLKIVKDILSSYRGKIYVDEPKDGFSTTIYIEIPKANDKELDKYGL is encoded by the coding sequence ATGAATGAAAAATTAATAAGAGAAGAACTAGAAAGAGTTTTAAAAGAAGAACCTAATAGTTATGGGCGAATTTTAGAATTGTCTACTAAGTTATCTAGCTTTGATAATAATAATGTTCGTTTTAGTGTTGATGCTGGAGTAATCGACCGATTAGGAAGCGAGCTTGTGGCAAGACAAGAAACGGCAGTTTCTGAATTAGTAAAAAACGCTTATGATGCTGATGCTACAAAAGTCAAAATAAAATTTGAAAATTCAGACAGTGTTGGAGGCATTCTATATATTGAAGACAATGGCACGGGGATGAATCGTGAGCAATTAATTAATGGATTCATGAGAATATCCTCAACATCCAAAATTCATAATCCTCTATCAGAGACTTATAAAAGGAAAAGAGCCGGGCAAAAAGGCATAGGCAGATTTGCAGTTCAACGATTGGGCGAAAAGCTTACTATTACAACCCAAACCGAAATAGATGATATGGCTTTGGTTTTATCAATCAATTGGAAGGAATATGAAAATGATTTAGACCTAAGTTCAATAACGAATAAAATTTTTATTAAACCTAAAACGAAAGAAAAAGGAACTATTTTAAAAATAGAAGGATTAAAAGATAAATGGTCAGAAGCATCTATCAAGAGAATATATAATTATGTAGGGGATATATTACAACCTTTTCCTTTGTCAGAAATAGATGATAGCCCAGAATTAGAAGATGTTATTATTGATCCCGGTTTTAAAGTTTATTTCTCTAAGATTGTTAATGATAGACAAATAAATATTGCTGATGAAAAAACAATGGTCTATAATCATGCTACCGCCATTATAGAAGGAACAATTGATTTGGATGGAATAGGAATGTATTCAGTAGAAAGTAAAAAAATAGACCTTTATGAGATTGGATATGTAAGCAGTGATCCTGATAATGAAAATATTCCTTTTACAGAATTAAGAAATGTAAAATTTCGAGCATATTATTTCATATACAATTCTGATCTTATTCCTAAAATGCAAGAGTCCACTATTAGAAAGCTAGCAAGAACTCAAGGAGGAATCCGTCTATATAGAAATGGTTTTAGGGTATTGCCTTATGGGGAGCCCAACAATGATTGGTTAGGTTTAGATGCTTCGACAGTTAAGCGTTCAATTTTGCCCGTTCATGCAAATATCAATTTTTTTGGCTTTGTAGAGCTAATAGATCGTGATAATGATTTCAATGAAACTTCAAGCAGAGAAGGATTGGTAGAAAATGAAGCTTTAATTCAATTGAGAAATTTCATATATAGAACAATAATGACCGCTATTATTAAAATAGCGGAAGTTAGAAACGTGAAAATTGTTTCTGGACAAAAAGAAATTGATGGAATATATGAGTCTGTTGAAATAAGAATAAAAAACATTGCTTTTACATTAGAAGAACTTGATAGAGAATTAGAAAAAGATTCAAGTAGTGTAGAAGTCAAAAGACGTAGAAAGAAAAAAATTCAACAAGTACAAAAAGAAATTGAGGAATTACAAAAAGCGCAAGAAGAAGAAAAGGATCAATACCTAAAAGAAAGGTCGATGCTAAGAGTGCTAAGTAGCGTAGGATTAACAATAGCTTTATTTATTCATGAAGTAAAAGATTACATCCTAAATATGGATTCTGATATAAATTTCTTATTAGAAAAATTGCGTGCAGAGGAACAGGTTTTTAAACGCCTACTAATTCTGCAATCTAATGTTGAGACTTTTAAGTCGTACACGTCTTATTTTGACACTGTTATTTCTCAAAATATAGTTCGAAATTTAATTCCCATTGAAGCACAAAATAGAGCTGAAGAATTTTGGGAAAATACTCAAAATGATGCTAAAAAGAGTAATATAATATTCGATAAACCTATTAGAAATGGGTATTATCTGTTTACCACTCCAATGCATCCATCAGAATGGTCATCTATTTTATTTAATTTGTATACAAATGCTAAAAAGGCAATTAAAAGATCTAAAAACCAAGGAGTTTTAGATCTTGAATGTGGTAAAATTGATAATAGAATATTTATGAAATTTTCTGATACTGGCGATGGAATTAACGATGATATTAAAGATCGTATTTTTGAAGAGTTTTTCACTACTTCATCACCTAATACATTAGATAATATTAGCACGAGTAATGAAGTAACTGGAACAGGATTAGGGTTAAAAATAGTAAAGGATATTCTCTCAAGTTATAGAGGCAAAATATATGTTGATGAACCGAAAGATGGTTTTTCAACCACAATTTATATAGAAATACCAAAAGCAAACGACAAAGAACTAGACAAATATGGCTTATAA
- a CDS encoding helix-turn-helix domain-containing protein: MKNDDQNPKTLSIISMESESFYRLIKQVVERLKNENKTEKETDFIGEKEAMKLLGISSKSTLQKYRDFSYITFYKINARKILYSKSSIENFIRENKQSLDD; this comes from the coding sequence ATGAAAAATGATGATCAAAATCCAAAAACATTATCCATTATTTCAATGGAAAGCGAGAGTTTTTACCGCCTGATTAAGCAGGTGGTGGAACGCCTGAAAAATGAAAATAAAACAGAAAAAGAAACGGACTTTATCGGAGAAAAAGAGGCGATGAAATTACTCGGAATTTCTTCGAAAAGCACCCTCCAAAAATACCGTGATTTTTCCTATATCACATTTTATAAAATCAATGCCCGGAAAATTCTATATTCAAAATCGAGCATCGAAAATTTTATTCGGGAGAATAAACAGTCACTGGATGATTAG